In Marinitoga sp. 38H-ov, one DNA window encodes the following:
- a CDS encoding rhomboid family intramembrane serine protease: protein MFPLRDINPSSKKPIVTIILITINVIIFVFEMFLPSHLREAFIQYYGFIPSELTKAIAYGDIGYIGLNIFTIFTSMFLHGSFMHILGNMWSLWLFGDNVEDRLGHFKFLIIYLSSGFIASFTHYIFHLNSSIVAIGASGAIAGIIGIYFVLFPFAKIETLFLLLWIPFFVNIPSFIYIGLWFISQVFNGVLSLIGPIYGSGVAWWAHIGGFIFGAYIAKRYRKKHIYYFI from the coding sequence ATGTTTCCATTAAGAGATATTAACCCAAGTAGCAAAAAGCCTATCGTTACTATAATATTGATAACAATAAATGTAATAATATTTGTTTTTGAAATGTTTTTACCTTCACATTTAAGAGAAGCTTTTATTCAATATTATGGGTTTATTCCATCTGAACTAACAAAGGCTATAGCATATGGAGATATAGGATATATTGGTTTAAATATTTTTACAATATTTACTAGTATGTTTCTTCATGGAAGTTTTATGCATATTTTAGGTAATATGTGGTCTTTATGGTTATTTGGAGACAATGTTGAAGATAGACTAGGTCATTTTAAATTTTTAATTATATACTTATCAAGTGGGTTTATTGCATCTTTCACTCATTATATTTTTCATTTAAATTCTTCTATAGTTGCAATAGGAGCATCAGGCGCAATAGCAGGTATTATTGGTATATATTTTGTTTTATTTCCTTTTGCAAAAATTGAAACATTGTTTTTATTATTATGGATTCCATTTTTTGTAAATATACCGTCATTTATATATATAGGTTTATGGTTTATATCTCAAGTGTTTAATGGAGTATTGTCTTTAATTGGACCTATATATGGATCAGGTGTTGCTTGGTGGGCACATATAGGTGGATTCATATTTGGTGCATATATAGCAAAAAGATATAGAAAAAAACATATTTATTATTTTATTTAA
- a CDS encoding DUF2975 domain-containing protein encodes MKFKIIYLKSFIFGIIIFTIIISIFVIPSLIREGMEFYSKIPIIIFFSGIYLTIIPFIYSNIQVIKIFGYVNNNEFYSEKTVQSLNKIKKSFFVIGIIYTLLMPMFYYLGEIDDAPGLILVGLIIVLSTFFVYILNSIFIELIKIKISK; translated from the coding sequence ATGAAATTTAAGATTATATATTTAAAATCTTTTATTTTTGGAATTATTATTTTTACAATAATTATTTCCATTTTTGTTATTCCCTCTCTGATTAGGGAAGGTATGGAGTTTTATTCAAAAATCCCTATTATAATATTTTTTTCAGGAATATATTTAACAATAATTCCTTTTATTTATTCAAACATACAAGTTATTAAAATATTTGGATATGTGAATAACAATGAATTTTATTCTGAAAAAACGGTACAATCATTAAACAAAATTAAAAAATCGTTTTTTGTAATTGGGATAATTTATACGCTGTTAATGCCGATGTTTTATTATTTAGGAGAAATAGATGATGCACCTGGATTAATATTAGTAGGACTAATTATTGTATTATCTACATTTTTTGTATATATATTAAATTCAATATTTATTGAATTAATAAAAATTAAAATCTCAAAATAA
- a CDS encoding DUF1566 domain-containing protein: MNINKVLKIIFAFFPVLIVGNIFSDSIPYSYTITDTDQKKCYDNFKEIDCPEPGEKFYGQDAQYTGYESKFNDNGDGTVSDLTTGLMWIKSPDWDKNGIINYNDKMSYNEAIEYVKKLNKEDYLGYNDWRLPTIKELYSLIKFSGVDPSGYDGNDTSKLTPFIDTNYFDFAYGDINSNERIIDAQYLSSTKYVSTTMKDAETVFGVNFADGRIKGYPTGPMPGRKEDKQFYVIYVRGNPEYGKNNFVDNNDGTIIDNATGLMWSKNDSGVAMTWEEALEWVQEKNEENYLGYNDWRLPNAKELQSIVDYTKSPDTSNSAAIDSVFQCTTITNEENKEDYGYYWTSTTHVSLHGAQNAVYISFGRALGWMTDRFGNKEIMDVHGAGAQRSDPKIGNPDNFEYGRGPQGDVIRIYNFVRLVRDVSEKQNNVYSEKNISSNSEETMVKNEENKKEGYILFSPLSSTKTFLINKEKEIVHSWDSEYYPGQNTYLLENGHILRTGKVRNLTFEHGGGLGGIIQEFDWDGNLVWEFKYSSKNFSAHHDIEPLPNGNILIIAWELKSKKEAIEKGIDPKYITDNGIWSESIIEIKPKGKNDAEIVWKWSAWDHIIQNYDSNKPNYGEIKDHPEKININYKTLGNKNDPDWLHINYVDYNPELDQILLTVHNFSEIWVIDHSTTTQEAKTDNGGKYGKGGDILYRWGNPAAYDFGNKNDQILFGPHNAHWIPNEFSNYGNILIFNNGQGRTNGNFSEIIEITPYLNLNNIDNNFYKNVEETKISWKYISKYYSDRISGAVRLPNGNTLICYGPQGIFEEITYNGEIIWSYTNPFGEKIDTPNKNNGIKNAVFTINWYNNDYSPFLKK, encoded by the coding sequence ATGAATATCAACAAAGTATTAAAAATTATTTTTGCTTTCTTTCCAGTATTAATTGTAGGAAACATATTTTCTGACTCTATCCCTTATTCCTATACTATAACTGACACTGATCAAAAAAAATGTTATGATAATTTCAAAGAAATTGATTGCCCTGAGCCTGGGGAAAAATTTTATGGACAAGATGCACAATATACAGGATATGAATCAAAATTTAATGATAATGGTGATGGTACTGTTAGTGATTTAACCACAGGATTGATGTGGATAAAAAGCCCAGACTGGGATAAAAACGGGATTATTAATTATAACGATAAAATGTCCTATAACGAAGCAATTGAATATGTGAAAAAACTAAATAAAGAAGATTATTTAGGTTATAATGATTGGAGATTACCTACAATAAAGGAATTATATTCTTTGATAAAATTTAGTGGTGTTGATCCTAGTGGATATGATGGAAATGATACTAGCAAACTTACACCATTTATTGATACTAATTATTTCGATTTTGCATATGGCGATATAAATTCTAATGAAAGAATAATAGATGCACAATATCTTTCATCTACTAAATATGTATCAACTACTATGAAAGATGCTGAAACAGTATTTGGAGTAAATTTTGCTGATGGCAGAATCAAAGGATATCCAACTGGCCCAATGCCCGGAAGAAAAGAAGATAAACAGTTTTATGTAATTTATGTAAGAGGAAATCCTGAATATGGGAAAAATAATTTTGTTGATAATAATGATGGAACTATAATAGATAACGCTACAGGATTAATGTGGTCTAAAAATGATAGTGGTGTTGCAATGACATGGGAAGAAGCTTTGGAATGGGTGCAAGAAAAAAATGAAGAAAATTATTTAGGTTATAATGATTGGAGATTACCAAATGCAAAAGAATTACAATCAATAGTTGATTACACAAAATCTCCAGATACTTCAAATTCTGCAGCAATTGATTCGGTTTTTCAATGTACCACAATAACAAATGAAGAAAATAAAGAAGATTATGGATATTATTGGACAAGTACAACTCATGTATCTCTTCATGGAGCGCAAAATGCGGTTTATATTTCATTTGGTAGAGCTTTAGGATGGATGACTGATCGTTTTGGAAACAAAGAGATTATGGATGTTCATGGAGCTGGGGCTCAAAGATCAGACCCAAAAATTGGTAATCCAGATAATTTTGAATATGGTAGAGGCCCACAAGGTGATGTAATAAGAATATATAATTTCGTAAGGTTAGTACGAGACGTTTCCGAGAAACAAAATAATGTTTACTCAGAAAAAAATATTAGTTCTAATTCTGAAGAAACTATGGTAAAAAATGAAGAAAATAAAAAAGAAGGATATATCTTATTTAGTCCTCTTTCTTCAACAAAAACATTTTTAATAAATAAAGAAAAGGAAATTGTACATTCATGGGATAGTGAATACTATCCTGGCCAAAATACATATCTTTTAGAAAATGGCCATATATTAAGAACTGGGAAGGTAAGGAATCTAACCTTTGAACACGGTGGTGGCTTAGGTGGTATAATACAAGAGTTTGACTGGGATGGGAATTTAGTTTGGGAATTTAAATATTCTTCAAAAAATTTTTCAGCACATCATGATATAGAACCATTACCAAACGGAAATATTTTAATTATAGCTTGGGAATTAAAAAGTAAAAAAGAGGCTATAGAAAAAGGAATAGATCCTAAATATATTACAGATAATGGAATTTGGAGTGAAAGTATTATTGAAATAAAACCTAAAGGAAAAAATGATGCTGAAATTGTATGGAAATGGAGTGCTTGGGATCATATAATTCAGAATTATGATTCTAATAAACCAAATTATGGTGAAATAAAAGATCATCCAGAAAAAATAAATATAAATTACAAAACATTAGGAAATAAAAATGATCCTGATTGGTTACATATAAATTATGTTGACTATAATCCAGAACTAGATCAAATATTACTAACTGTACATAACTTTAGCGAAATATGGGTAATAGATCATAGTACAACTACTCAAGAAGCAAAAACTGATAATGGTGGAAAATATGGAAAAGGTGGAGATATATTATATCGTTGGGGTAATCCTGCTGCATATGATTTCGGAAATAAAAATGATCAAATACTTTTCGGCCCTCATAATGCTCATTGGATTCCAAATGAATTTTCAAATTATGGTAACATTTTAATATTTAATAATGGTCAAGGAAGAACTAATGGAAATTTTTCAGAAATAATTGAAATTACTCCTTATTTAAACTTAAATAATATTGATAATAATTTTTATAAAAATGTTGAAGAAACTAAAATTTCTTGGAAATATATTTCTAAATATTATTCTGATAGAATATCTGGAGCAGTTAGATTACCAAATGGAAATACATTGATATGTTATGGTCCTCAAGGGATATTTGAAGAAATCACATACAACGGTGAAATTATTTGGTCGTATACAAATCCATTTGGTGAAAAAATAGATACTCCAAATAAAAATAATGGTATAAAAAATGCTGTTTTTACAATAAATTGGTATAATAATGATTATTCACCATTTCTTAAAAAATAA